The following nucleotide sequence is from Echeneis naucrates chromosome 5, fEcheNa1.1, whole genome shotgun sequence.
CAGTTTATACAGGTTAAGACtagaatatacatttttatcaaTGCAAAGAGGCTTAAGACTTTTTCTGTGCATTTGGTCCTATAAAGAaacataaaagcacaaaatgaagaGATGAGAAACGTATTCTCTCCTTAAACTCAATGTCCATGTCTTAAGGTCCATTGAGACTAACACTGTTCCATTGATTTACCTTGGAATTGAGCAAGGTTGTAGGTGTGGATTCTGGGAGGGCAGGAATTTTTGAGACACGCAAGCTAAACGGCTCATACAAATGGAACAAGGAGCGAATGACACGGGCTCGTAGACATTGCTTCATGTCAATAGAGTCAGGTTGGAGGCGAAATGGCAGATCAACTTCCATCCTGTAGTATCTTAaatcataaacataaaaatagagaaaaggggaagagaaacatgaaaatcacaaaattACCCTTGGACTGATAGATCATTCAACAAAATCTCTCCCCAGGGCGGGTTAATCAGTAAAAAAGCCTCACCTTCTGTAGAGCCTGGTCCAAAAAACTGCAGTGCAAGTTACCGTCCACGCATTCCTACAGATCAGAGCAAATTTGCAGACATCCTCTGGCCGAATATAGGAGGAGAGCATTAACCAAATATCCACTGGATACTCGTCCCCATCACTGCTCTCACTTTCTGcagaggaaacatggaaacaccTCTTCAaccttgtacacacacactcactaatCTTAGTGTCAGTGAAGAACCAACAAATAATACCCTTTCTCCTCTTGCTTTTCTTCTTGCGGGCTGctttagtttcattttctccaccTTCTTCAGGGTCtaaatcatcactgctgtccAAAGCGTCTCTTTGGACACTCACTGCAGACGACAAGACTTCCTCCACAGCACCCTGGGATGCTTCCAGCCCGCAGAGTAATTTTACTAGAttaagaacaaataaaaatagtaaCTTAAGTGCCTAACAAAGTTTATGCAAACGCGACATCGGCACAATCATGGGCTTACCTTCTTTTGCAACTGCATTTGCGACAGCCTTTTTCACCCGCCCTGATTTCACCACGGCTGGATCGGCGTCAGCATAATCAGCAACGGTGACTAAGGAAAAGCCATATGTTTTAAGTGTGTTTATTATACTGGGTCTTGACTTTAAAAGTCCCCTACAAGTTTAATTTTCAGTAAGTGAACACACAACCCATCTGTCATGACACTTTATTAATACACTCTAAATGGCAATGCAATACAACCCAAAACTTAAAATAACCTTTGCAGGGCCGGATTACTGAAatattgtaatgtaatgtgatAAACTTGAGTCAAATAAATCACGTTCAACTTTATGAGTTAAAGGGCAAACTAGTCGAAACCAGCCGGGTGTGTGTTGCTAACAGAGCTAGCTGGTTGCTAACACAGCTAGCCGGGTCATCTACCTGATTCAGAACAAACGTCTCCGGCCTTAAATTTCAGCCGTTTTCGGTTCCCTTTCTTGGGCATGTCGACACCAATGATCTACGGGCGCTTAACGCGTGTGTGAGTCCTGCCATCGCTCTATGGCAAGCAGAGGtagatagaaagaaagaaaaatgagagagaaattGAAAAGTGTTCCACCAGGATCTTCGGCCATCATGGACTGATGTGACGTCCAAATTATCGCGAGAGTATGGTTCtcttttgccttgtttttttttttctcccccgtCGTGTGTAACTTTGAAGCGACTTCCCCTGACTGAAATTTCAACGTCTCAAAAACATAcgagcataaaaaaaaataaatctaaccCTGTGCATATCACAACAAGTCTTCCAAAAATTCACAATGCAACTGCAACTTTAACAAAGAATGCACAAAAATCGTAAGGGGAGCCTTTAGGGAAGACTTATTAGAACAGGATGCTGGATCAAAAATTGCACTCATGCAGAAATACCACTGCCTGAGttggcaaattaaacatccatagTCTTCCCCTGGGTATTGGTATTCTCATACTTAGCCTATCAAGCAATTGTTGCTTTTCTTAAGGACTCAACATCAATTCTTCCTAATTTTTAATACAATGGTTTATTATATTTGgattgtttctgtctgtcatatcAATTGACAGACAGGATTTCATTATATCATTAAGGAATAAATAGGTTGTGAATAAACACAGGTTACTTGGGACTTTTCTGGCCATGAAAAGTTACTCCCTGCTAATAAAgtatcattatcattttatatcATTTCCTTCAATTTTAGAAATGTGTCAGAGGACAAGTCAGTTGATGTCATGTCCCCATGAAGTCCTTTGACGCCTGCCTAAGGTTTGCTTCATGTTGTCAAAGATCTTatgactgctgtgtgttttcagtcactccgttttgaaatattgatttCACCTTAGTATTCACTGCAATATTCACTCACTTTTATCCAAATACTAAGATTGTCAGACCTTGAAGATCTTATATATCTTTGGATCAATAACAGGAACAAAAATGGATTTTCAATTTTATTACCAGCAAACCAGCAAATGACCAAATTATCTCTGCCAATAAATTCTGAAGAAATCTCACTTCCTCACTGAGTAAATTAATTTTGCCcgaatatattaaatatataaaaactcaTGTCCAAACCCCAGTCCTCGATATTTGGTAGACATTGAgaagagaattttttttgtcgCTGTCAAATAAATGGTCATTGCAACATTAATaatagctttttaaaatgtactgaAGAAGAATATCTTAACTGGTGAtctcataaaataataaacttgtacaaaataaattaaataaaacttggAACATATTTAATCGCAACATGACAATCAAAGTTGTTATATAGGTCATCATGTGAAGGGTGAAGGTCACAAAAAGTCAGTTGATGAAAATGTTGTTCTGCAGTGCAGCTTTAGTAGATCTCCTTTAACCACTAGGTGGCACCAAAGAGCTGTCTGTTTGACAGCAATGAGAGCTTTTTCTGtcccatatttgttttgtttgattgtgagaattcatttcacacaaacgctattttaaatacatgcttttcttcTAAACAACCTTCCAACAACATTAAAAGTCAGCATTGTTTGAGTCAGAGTGTATAGCAAGGGCATTCGGAGGCAGAGATTAATTTCTATATTGATAAAGTAAAGTAAACTAAGTGCAATCCCTCTTGTGATCTCCCTTATTGCTGTTCTCCCGTTTGTGAGGAgctactttttatttcttatttgtgtGTAACCACAAAAAGCTGGAGTATTTGTAGTAATCACTGATCTAGTGTTTAGTCAGTGTCCAGTATATCACAGTTTTGATACTGTGGAATAAGAAATtgaaacaaaggagaaaaaaaacatccgACTTTTTGAGTCAGAGTTAGTCATACATGCGGGGCAAGCCAAAAAAAacagtgtctttttcttttttcttcatttcaaataCTATCATTTTTTATAGTCTTAAGGCTCGTCATATAAATCCTGCAGGGTGCGCTGGATGGTCCGCTTCAAGTGCGCAACACGTTCAGTGGAGCTGCTGCCACCATCATGTGTCATGGAGGTGCTTAGTGGTGCTGATGTGAAAAGTTAATTACATTTCGCCAACCACTGATGAACTCTGCGCTGGTTGTTGTAACATGATATAGCCAAAGTGTATGATTATGGTCACGGTTGGTATAGAtgacgttaaaaaaaaaaaaaacaccagctcATTTCAGTCCTGATTTGCGTGCGCATGTGGTGCAACACGCTTATAGGCTCATAGTGGGGAGTTGTTCCCGCATTTCTAGAGCTGTGGTCCGGTAGGGGCAACTGCAGATTCcccttcgtgtgtgtgtgtgtgtgtgtgtgtgtgtgtaacggAGCCactgtgtgtgggaggaggaggcagcgTCGGTGGCGGTGAGGAGAGATGGAAGCTCGGAAGGCGGATGCAGATAAGACTCACAGGCGCTGTACGCAGGACTAGGGACGCATATTAAGCGTCCCCCTCggatttatacatatatatatttttgagtgtgtttgttagCCTGATGTTTTCCTGCCGATGAAGGCTACTATGATCTCTGTCTCTGCGGGCACCACCCCTCCAAACGCTCCCGTCTATCTCTGAGCTGTCAATCACATCACGCCGGGATTTCTACATGTGAGCGCCTGGCGCGCCGGGCAGGGCGGATCTGCtcagtgggtgaaaaaaaaCGCCGGTTAATATGGATGAAAGGTCAATCCTCATCGCGTCATTTCAATCACTCTGATTAGGTAAGGCGACATAAAGCGTTAAGACCTCATGCTTGATGCACATGAAATGTACCGGCTGAGAATAAGGCTCGTACCAAAGATCACCGGGGCTGATCGGTGCTGCGGGGCTTTTTAAAGGCCCCCTTATCAGTTGTAAATCTGTGCATCGGGCTTGTAAAACACACGGTTGCCTTCTTAATCCCGACAGCGACAGTCTCCTGTAGCGTTGGCTGGAACTCGGAGCAGGGGAAGATGATGTGCGAGGTGATGCCGACCATCAATGAAGGAGACTCAGCTGGTCCTCCCAGAGGCACCGGAGGAGTCCCGAACGGCTCGGACCAGGAGGCCAACTTCGAGCAGCTGATGGTCAACATGCTGGACGAGAGGGACAAGCTGCTGGAGTCCCTCAGGGAGACTCAGGAGACTCTCATACAGTCTCAGACCAAGCTGCAGGGGGCGCTGCACGAGAGGGACGTGCTCCAGCGGCAGATCAACGCTGCGCTGCCTCAGGTGAGCAGGGCCGGCCCTAACCCCACCCTTCCTGGAGGGGGACGGTCGGGATTTGGGGAAAGGTGGACGTGGCTTTGTTTGTCTTGCGGAAGTTGAAGTGTTTGAATTTGTTGCATGATGGAAAAGCTGGCAGGTCATGTTTGAAATTCAAGGATGGATCATTATAACTGGCAGAGCAGACAACTTACCTGGAGCCCCAGAAGTCCACAAGCCTCAAAAACTCCAGTGTCActtgtttctttgtgttcataGGATCGGAAATCTCGCTGTGAGAATGTGCCACAAAACATCATAAATTACATGATGGATTGTGCTGTCTTATAGCCTGCCTTGTCTCGTGGCCCTGTCATGAAAAGGACCACGCGTCCCAATCAAATTATAAGAGTTGCAGGTATGCATGCTAAATACAAACTTTGAACAGGGGTCTGGTTATCAGCCAGCAGGTTACTCCTGCCTTGGTACTACTAGTTTGGCTTCTCAATAATTAAATGGCACAATGTCCTATTTTCTATGGGGTATCCACGTCAAGAGTGCCACAAACCCAATGGTAGACCTGGATTCACGAGGAGGGTGACAGAGCATTATTTCTTCGGTAGGCTAATATACCTCTGTTGGGGAATCCCTCTAACACTCCTGCATGTCCCAGGATAGCACCATGAGCATAACTGTGAAGATGATGGGGATATACAGGCAGATACCACTTCAAAAGCTTAAGTGGCTGCATGCCAGAAAGGAGGATCTAAATGTCTCATAGGTAAAACGGTAATGTAGTAGGTTGAAAGGTGGAGAGGATGTGGATTGAGGGTTTACACTCACTAGAAGAGTGTTGACTCTGATTTGAAAGGTCTAGGCCAGATGTTGAGAGCTTTGCTCAGGAGAAGGCAGAGTGAGTCCACCCATCATAATCCGGATTGGAAAAAGGTCTGTGTACCTCTGTGTGTGGTGGCTTGCCTGTCAGTGGTAATGTAGGAGGATGATGAGCAGAGGCTGATTGTAAACTGTGATATCTTTGACGTTTGTTCtcgtttgtgtgtgagagagagcgctGAATAAGGGCTGGTACAGTCACCAGGCATGACGACAATGAAGATTCAGCACATAAAGCTGTGTTACCCTCTGACCCTCTGGTCTAAATGCAGAGCATGATGTCAcagtatggtgtgtgtgtgtgtgtgtgtgtgtgagagagagacagagaacgAGGGAGAGAACCATGCTGACGCTGACGGCCTCACTGCAGCCCCTTGTGAAAGAAACATGGCTGCCCGCTAGTGTACATGGCCCTGGGCTGCTTGCTTccacacatgtatgtgtgtgtgtgtatgtttgactATATATGTGTTTAAGTGTGACTGCATGTGCATGTCAGGAGGAGAGTGTGGGAAGGGGCTGTCATGCTTCTTTTTCTAATCCTGCTTGGTTTAGTGCGATGTTTTATTCGAACTATAATAAAGGTATTAGTTATACAGTCATAGACCTCAGGGACATTATGCAGACACTATGAGTGGCGTACATATGCATAAActgtctcttgctctctgtttcGCTCGGTTGTTCCCTCCCTCactacacacagtcacacacatgaCCAACACAGCAGTGGCCTTTCTCGAACCAGCTACAGAGCAGGGAGCTGACGGACAAATGAGGAAATCTGAGTTGGGATTAAGTGATTGTTTGAGCTCGATGCATCGTTAGTGCAGAGTGCACTTAACTGTGATAACTAGGGGCAAGTGTGGAAAAAATAACATACTGTATCTGATATCACAGGTTTAGGTGTGATGAATATAT
It contains:
- the tmem183a gene encoding transmembrane protein 183A isoform X3, producing the protein MPKKGNRKRLKFKAGDVCSESVKLLCGLEASQGAVEEVLSSAVSVQRDALDSSDDLDPEEGGENETKAARKKKSKRRKESESSDGDEYPVDIWLMLSSYIRPEDVCKFALICRNAWTVTCTAVFWTRLYRRYYRMEVDLPFRLQPDSIDMKQCLRARVIRSLFHLYEPFSLRVSKIPALPESTPTTLLNSKCLLFWVKKLSGTRPEGLWEFNFKFIKQHGHSKSGCAKSLCLPRQYQDVHTNPDTDCYVLQITTLNFIFTPVVMGMTLTLFTIKVSTDMRHHRVRLVFQDSPLQRGNKKRDQGGTQIVLDPVLSVRLMDWWHPQYPYVSST
- the tmem183a gene encoding transmembrane protein 183A isoform X2, with amino-acid sequence MPKKGNRKRLKFKAGDVCSESVTVADYADADPAVVKSGRVKKAVANAVAKEVKLLCGLEASQGAVEEVLSSAVSVQRDALDSSDDLDPEEGGENETKAARKKKSKRRKESESSDGDEYPVDIWLMLSSYIRPEDVCKFALICRNAWTVTCTAVFWTRLYRRMEVDLPFRLQPDSIDMKQCLRARVIRSLFHLYEPFSLRVSKIPALPESTPTTLLNSKCLLFWVKKLSGTRPEGLWEFNFKFIKQHGHSKSGCAKSLCLPRQYQDVHTNPDTDCYVLQITTLNFIFTPVVMGMTLTLFTIKVSTDMRHHRVRLVFQDSPLQRGNKKRDQGGTQIVLDPVLSVRLMDWWHPQYPYVSST
- the tmem183a gene encoding transmembrane protein 183A isoform X1, which translates into the protein MPKKGNRKRLKFKAGDVCSESVTVADYADADPAVVKSGRVKKAVANAVAKEVKLLCGLEASQGAVEEVLSSAVSVQRDALDSSDDLDPEEGGENETKAARKKKSKRRKESESSDGDEYPVDIWLMLSSYIRPEDVCKFALICRNAWTVTCTAVFWTRLYRRYYRMEVDLPFRLQPDSIDMKQCLRARVIRSLFHLYEPFSLRVSKIPALPESTPTTLLNSKCLLFWVKKLSGTRPEGLWEFNFKFIKQHGHSKSGCAKSLCLPRQYQDVHTNPDTDCYVLQITTLNFIFTPVVMGMTLTLFTIKVSTDMRHHRVRLVFQDSPLQRGNKKRDQGGTQIVLDPVLSVRLMDWWHPQYPYVSST